The Chloroflexota bacterium genome contains the following window.
TCGTCGAAGAGCTCGCGCAGCCCCTCCTTCTTGAACCAGCTGAACGAGTCGCGCTGAATCTGAATCAGATCCGGCACCGGCGCCGCCTCGGCGAAGCGCGCAAACGTCTTGCGCGGCATCGTCACCTGAGGGAGAGCCAGGGAGCTCGGGTCGGCCGGGGCGATAGCCATGAAGTCAAACCTCCCGTGAGGACACAGGCCGCGAGACCAAGAGGGTCACGTGATTCGCCGAGCAAGCTGCCACAGGCGGCGACAGTGGCAGCGCGATGGGCGCACCGAGAAAGGGCACGAAGAGATGGCGGGCGAGGGCCAACGTCAAAGTATACCGACGCTAGACTGAAACCGGCGAAACACGACAAAAACCCGGCCAGGAAGCCCCGCCCTCAAAGGCGGCCTCCAGGTCCGAGTATGAGAGTGGACATCGTCGAAATGTGACGCACAGACCCACGTTCGGACAGTATTCTAGCACGGAGCGCTCAGCGTGACACAGGTTCGCGCCGCGCGGCGCACAGGACAGCGAAGTCTGCCCGATCTGGAGAGAACGTGAACGACACCGCGGCCCCGTATTTCGAGGCGGTCGCCTTCTTCCGCCAGGTCGTCGGGCTGCTGCGAACGAGCCAGTGGGATCAGCCGGGCCTGGGCGTCTGGTCGGTGCGCGAGCTGGTGGGCCATACCAGCCGTGCTCTGGCCAACGTCGAGCGCGATATCCGGCATCCGCTGCCGCACCCGGGCGACGGTGACCGGGCCGCCGACTATTTCAGCAACGTGCTGGCGACGCCCAATCAGGCCAGCGGCGTGGCGGAACGCGGGCGGCAGGCCGGCTCGGCCCTCGGCGACGATCCGCAAGCCACCATCGAACTGCTGGAGCAGACGGCTCGCGAGGTGCTGGCCGCGACCCCGCCCGACGCGCGCGTCGCCACCCCCTACGCCCGCCTGCCGCTCGATGCCTATCTGGACACGAAGATCTTCGAGCTGGTCGTCCACACGCTCGACATCTGCCGCGCTGCCGACATCCAGGCCCCGCCGCCGGCCGGGCCGCTCGCGCGCGCACTCGGCATCGCCCTGGATCTGGCGGCCCGCAACCCTGACCGAGCGCGGCAGGCCGTGCTGCTGCACGCGCTGACGGGCAGGACGCCGCTGCCAGACGGCTTCAGCGTGCTGTAGTCCCCTGGCCCTACAGCCCCAGCCCGGCGAGGTACGCCCGGCTGCGCGCCGCGCTCTCCTTCGGCGAGCCCATCCCCGGCAGCACATCCTGCTCGACGACGATCCAGCCGCCGTACCCGCGCTCGCGCAGCCACGCCACGACGGCCGGAAAGTCCACGCAGCCCTTGCCCAGCTCGCAGAAGAGGCCTTCCTTGAGCGCGCGGAAGTAGTCCCAGCCGTCGGCTCGCGCCCGCGTGGCGACGGCCGGCTCACAGTCCTTGACGTGGACGTGCAGCACCCGCTCCGCGAACCGCTCCAGGCCAGCCAGCGCGCCGCGTGGATCGTTGACGCCGCTGCCGTAGGTGTAGTGCCCGGTGTCCAGCACCAGCCCGACCACGTCGGGACTGGTCAGGTCGAGCAGGCGGGCGGTCTCGTCGGGGGTCTCCACGAAGCCGGCGCAGTGCGAGTGAAACGCGATCCGCAGGCCCGTCGCATCGTTGACGGCGCGGGCGACATCCTCGACGCCGGCCGCGAAGGTGCGCCACGCGGCGGCGTCCAGGCCCATACCGGGGGTCGCGCGGCCAGCGTGCAGGGTACGGACGGGATCGCTGCCGTTCTCGTCGGCCAGGATCAGAAACGGCGGCTGCGCGTCCGGGCCGTCCTCGGCCACCGCGCGAAGCAGCCGGGCCGTCCGCACCGCCCGCTCCCGGATCTCGGCATGGGCGTCGGCGTGGCGGAACGTCCCCTGGACGTATGCGCCGACCATCGCCAGACCCCTCTGGCGCAGCTCAGCATCGAGGGCAGATGGCTCGGTCGGCATGAAGCCCCAGTCGCCCAGCTCCGTCCCGACGTACCCCGTCTCCCGAAGCTCGTCCAGCATCTGGACGTACCCGATGCTTGCCCTGCCGACCTCCTCGAACTCCAATGCGCCCCAGGAGCACGGCGCATTGGCGACGCGGATGGGTGAGGCGCGCGGCGGCGTGGCGGGCATGGCAGCATCCCGAGCTTCGGCCCGTGGATGGACCGAAGCTCAGGGATGATACGTCAGGATCGGGGCAGCCCTCCACGCCTCACGCCGCGAAGCACCATCGCGACATCAGCGCGCCTTCACAATCCCGACACGTCAGCACGTCACGCGAGCGGTCCGCCGTTCTTCAGCACCGCCGACCGCACATTCGCGACGTGCAGGCGGGCCAGTCGCTCAGCCTCCGGGGCGTCGTGCGCTTCCAGGGCTGCCAGAATCGCCTGGTGCTCGCCCAGGGAGGAATCGCGCCGCCCGGGCACCAGGATCGATCCGAACTGGTAGCGGATCAGCGGGTACTGCAGTGACCCCAGGAACCGCGACACGATCTCGTGCCCGGCCGCGTTCAGGATGATCCTGTGAAAGCGGTGGTTGAGGGCCGCGTACTTCATCACGTCGTCGATGGCAAGGGCGTCCTTCATCTCTTCCACGACGGCCCGCAGCGCGGCAAGCTCGGCCTCGCTTGCCTTCTGGCTCGCCAGCACGGCCGCCAGCCCTTCCAGCACCTCGCGGACCAGCAGGATCTGCACGGCCTCGTCAAGGGTGAAGGCGCGCACATGAGCGCCACGGTTGATCTCGATCTCAACCAGCCCCTCTTCCTGGAGGCGGATGAGCGCGGCGCGGAGGGTCGTGCGGCTGACGCCCAGCGCCAGCGTCACCTCAGCCTCGATCAGCCGCTGGTTCGGCAGGTAGGTGCCGGCCATGATCGCGTCTCGCAGGGCCTGGTACGCGTACTCGAGCTGTCCGCGAACCGGCGCGTCTGCCGACTTGTCTACACCACGGGCGTTACTGCTTTTTCTCGACCCGACGCGAGCACTTCGCTTCGCGGCGGGCAACGTTCCACTCTTCGGCATGCGTTGATCGTCCCACTCAGCCCGGAGGGTCGGCACGGGGCCGGCCCGGGCTCCGGTGCCTGGCATTCCGCAACATGGTACATGATCGACCGGGTCCGGCTAATCCGTTTCAGCAACGTCTCATACAACTCCTGGCGACCATCGTGCCGGCAGCCCTGCGCTGCCTCTCTACCGACGCTGGACGTGCAGCGGGGCGGACGTTCAGGCCGTCCGCCCCGCTGGTAGGTGTGGCGCAGCGCGCGTCGACACCGTGAATGCAACTGGTACTGCAACCGGAATCGCGCCTCACAGATTCTTGCCTCAGACGGCCGGGCGGAGCCGCTCCTGCCGACCGGCCGGCGCCCAGGCATGCGCCCGGCTCGGCTCGCCACGCCCGCGATTGCCCGGCCCCTCGTCCAGCTCGAACTGCCCGATCAGCGTCTTGAGCTGATCCGCCGTCGCCGCAAGCTCGTCGGCCTGCGCGCTGATGCCGTCCACCTGGGCGCGGATCGAGTCGCAGGACGCCGACACCTCGTCGGTGGCGGCGCTGTTCTCCTCAGACACGGCGGCGATGGTCGCGAACGACTGGGTGACTCGCGTGGTCTGGCCGGCAATGCTGTCAGTGGCGGCGCTG
Protein-coding sequences here:
- a CDS encoding maleylpyruvate isomerase N-terminal domain-containing protein — its product is MNDTAAPYFEAVAFFRQVVGLLRTSQWDQPGLGVWSVRELVGHTSRALANVERDIRHPLPHPGDGDRAADYFSNVLATPNQASGVAERGRQAGSALGDDPQATIELLEQTAREVLAATPPDARVATPYARLPLDAYLDTKIFELVVHTLDICRAADIQAPPPAGPLARALGIALDLAARNPDRARQAVLLHALTGRTPLPDGFSVL
- a CDS encoding TIM barrel protein, with amino-acid sequence MPATPPRASPIRVANAPCSWGALEFEEVGRASIGYVQMLDELRETGYVGTELGDWGFMPTEPSALDAELRQRGLAMVGAYVQGTFRHADAHAEIRERAVRTARLLRAVAEDGPDAQPPFLILADENGSDPVRTLHAGRATPGMGLDAAAWRTFAAGVEDVARAVNDATGLRIAFHSHCAGFVETPDETARLLDLTSPDVVGLVLDTGHYTYGSGVNDPRGALAGLERFAERVLHVHVKDCEPAVATRARADGWDYFRALKEGLFCELGKGCVDFPAVVAWLRERGYGGWIVVEQDVLPGMGSPKESAARSRAYLAGLGL
- a CDS encoding GntR family transcriptional regulator, which gives rise to MAGTYLPNQRLIEAEVTLALGVSRTTLRAALIRLQEEGLVEIEINRGAHVRAFTLDEAVQILLVREVLEGLAAVLASQKASEAELAALRAVVEEMKDALAIDDVMKYAALNHRFHRIILNAAGHEIVSRFLGSLQYPLIRYQFGSILVPGRRDSSLGEHQAILAALEAHDAPEAERLARLHVANVRSAVLKNGGPLA